One region of Chryseobacterium sp. C-71 genomic DNA includes:
- a CDS encoding DUF262 domain-containing protein has translation MSKTTPLIDFFNQTFHIPHYQRGYRWEEQEVNELLDDLWNFEKTSNKGEFYCLQPIVLKKNDISGYDVLDGQQRLTTLYLLLVYLEDKIKEDNYHQSLFTLNYETRKNCEQFLSSKKFVANIDESNIDFYHICKAYQAIDMWFKDEKHRGAKGKLVPILMDDVSKSNRNIRFIRYEVPHETNPIEVFIRLNIGKIPLTDAELIKALLLQSDKYDSDEIKFTKMRLFEIATEWDNIEYTLQNEEFWYFLSNSNNRKPTHIEFIFDLIADKIQQEKKYFATRPLKHATFLILSEYLQDMLENEEIHRIKAVEIIWNQVNSYFEYFKEWYRSRTLFHYIGFLIASRNYNIIDNLINESSKLGKSKFIEYLESEIGKILLIDKIRKDSDGNKYKVKLEDLNYENEDQQSHDRQEIQKILLFHNVYASLLSDKEKARFPFNLYKTTKKKEKWSLEHIHAQNSEQITNRANQQTWLSDHIKSLQRMTNYDFSTLLDRMNELLSADDIDREDFESIVTDVYNEVNKISGASEQSRHSINNLCLVDAVTNSKLNNSVFDVKREIIKEIEVKGHYIPFCTRNAFLKAYTSYPVNNAYWTVEDRKDYFGSIRQVYDKFINAIIEN, from the coding sequence ATGAGTAAAACCACACCGCTAATAGATTTTTTTAATCAGACTTTTCATATTCCCCACTATCAAAGGGGCTATAGATGGGAGGAGCAAGAAGTTAATGAACTGCTTGATGATCTCTGGAATTTTGAAAAGACTTCAAATAAAGGAGAATTCTATTGTCTCCAACCAATAGTTTTAAAAAAGAATGATATCAGTGGATATGATGTACTAGATGGACAACAACGGCTCACAACCCTATATCTTTTGTTAGTTTATTTAGAGGATAAGATAAAAGAGGATAATTATCATCAATCACTATTTACATTGAATTATGAAACTCGTAAAAATTGTGAACAATTTTTGAGCAGCAAAAAATTTGTTGCAAATATTGATGAAAGCAATATTGATTTTTATCACATCTGTAAAGCTTACCAAGCAATTGATATGTGGTTTAAAGATGAAAAACATCGAGGAGCAAAAGGTAAGCTTGTTCCAATTTTAATGGATGATGTAAGCAAGAGCAACCGAAATATTCGCTTTATACGTTACGAAGTCCCACATGAAACCAATCCGATTGAAGTATTCATTCGGTTAAATATCGGCAAAATCCCTTTGACGGATGCTGAACTTATAAAGGCCTTGCTACTTCAAAGTGACAAGTATGATTCAGACGAGATCAAATTCACGAAAATGCGTTTATTTGAAATTGCTACTGAGTGGGATAATATTGAATATACATTACAAAATGAAGAATTTTGGTATTTTTTGAGCAACAGTAATAATCGTAAACCCACGCATATTGAATTCATTTTTGATCTTATTGCAGATAAGATTCAACAAGAAAAAAAATATTTTGCTACCAGACCACTGAAACACGCAACCTTCCTTATTTTATCGGAATACTTGCAAGATATGTTAGAGAATGAAGAAATTCATAGGATTAAAGCTGTTGAAATTATTTGGAATCAGGTAAATAGCTATTTTGAATATTTTAAAGAGTGGTATAGAAGCAGAACTCTTTTTCATTACATCGGGTTTTTGATAGCCAGCAGGAATTACAATATAATAGATAACCTCATTAATGAATCATCTAAGCTTGGTAAAAGTAAATTTATTGAATATTTGGAAAGTGAAATTGGAAAAATACTTTTGATTGATAAAATACGTAAAGATTCTGATGGAAATAAATATAAGGTTAAATTGGAAGATTTAAATTACGAAAACGAGGATCAGCAGAGTCACGACCGGCAAGAAATTCAAAAAATTCTACTTTTTCATAATGTCTATGCGTCATTGCTGAGCGATAAAGAAAAAGCGCGTTTTCCTTTTAATCTTTATAAAACAACAAAGAAGAAGGAAAAATGGAGTTTAGAGCATATACATGCACAGAATTCAGAACAAATTACTAACAGAGCTAACCAACAAACTTGGCTTAGTGATCATATTAAGTCTTTGCAGAGGATGACTAATTATGATTTTAGCACGCTATTGGACAGAATGAATGAGTTGCTTAGTGCCGATGATATAGACAGAGAGGATTTTGAATCTATTGTAACGGATGTTTATAATGAAGTAAACAAAATTTCCGGTGCAAGTGAGCAAAGCAGACATTCTATTAATAATCTTTGTTTGGTGGATGCTGTGACAAACAGCAAGTTAAATAATTCTGTATTTGACGTAAAGCGAGAGATCATCAAAGAAATAGAAGTGAAAGGACATTATATTCCTTTTTGTACAAGAAATGCTTTTCTCAAAGCTTATACATCTTATCCGGTTAACAATGCTTACTGGACTGTTGAAGACAGAAAGGATTATTTTGGAAGCATTCGCCAAGTATATGATAAATTTATTAATGCTATTATTGAAAATTAA
- a CDS encoding DUF6922 domain-containing protein, giving the protein MKSLLKYKGIHPGIVLERELEKRSLKKRPFAISIGESAQAINNITKGKRKIPVPLALKIEKELDLEEGSIVVLQSYYDIKFEKDKMQETPNLSILRRSLFWDTDINKIDWNRQHKAVINRIFERGNDDEKNETIRFYGKRKVENALKSMTTQPMRLQRKSQ; this is encoded by the coding sequence ATGAAATCGCTGTTAAAATATAAAGGAATACATCCTGGAATCGTACTTGAGAGAGAACTTGAAAAGCGCTCGCTCAAAAAGCGTCCTTTCGCTATATCCATCGGTGAATCTGCACAGGCAATCAATAATATAACCAAAGGAAAAAGAAAGATTCCTGTTCCGCTGGCATTGAAGATCGAAAAGGAACTCGATCTGGAGGAAGGAAGCATCGTTGTCCTGCAAAGCTATTATGACATCAAGTTTGAAAAGGATAAAATGCAAGAAACACCGAATCTTTCAATCCTTCGCAGATCTCTGTTCTGGGATACTGATATCAATAAAATCGATTGGAACAGACAGCACAAGGCGGTTATAAACCGCATCTTTGAACGCGGCAATGATGATGAGAAAAATGAAACCATCCGTTTCTATGGAAAAAGAAAAGTCGAAAACGCATTAAAGTCAATGACTACACAACCAATGAGACTTCAAAGAAAATCACAATAA
- a CDS encoding GNAT family N-acetyltransferase, producing the protein MTNESLQSLLEGLNENNQISSLIYRRPLSSNVDFAKIWDDIPKLTDSVTSSDGPDNFYLIKNAENVFVAIVYDMVRDLHWFVLPEYRGMGHLTNSLKQTIIPHLFLMREEQRITINEAEMDKDHFTASEKVALRLGFIKSDDNDDEYYLSNNCSNSEDFNFGNDSEISYDRMNELKKHINYLSRSLWTIQTEIEMKLGQTDYSDELKDLVHELRNHTWKLEDFWWSRNTDNNSR; encoded by the coding sequence ATGACAAATGAATCACTACAATCTTTGCTTGAAGGATTAAATGAAAATAACCAAATATCTAGTCTTATTTATCGTAGACCTCTAAGTTCAAATGTGGATTTTGCCAAAATATGGGATGATATACCCAAATTGACAGATAGTGTAACTTCTTCTGATGGACCTGACAATTTTTATCTGATAAAAAATGCAGAGAACGTTTTTGTAGCCATTGTATACGATATGGTAAGAGATTTACATTGGTTTGTACTACCGGAATATCGGGGAATGGGACATTTGACAAATTCCTTAAAGCAAACCATTATTCCTCATTTGTTTTTAATGAGAGAAGAACAGAGAATAACGATTAACGAAGCTGAAATGGATAAAGATCATTTTACAGCTTCCGAAAAAGTGGCGCTCAGGCTGGGCTTCATAAAGAGTGATGATAATGATGACGAATATTATTTATCAAATAATTGTTCTAATTCGGAGGATTTTAATTTCGGCAATGATTCTGAGATTTCCTATGATAGAATGAATGAGCTAAAAAAGCATATCAATTATTTGAGCAGGTCTCTTTGGACAATACAGACTGAAATTGAAATGAAGCTTGGACAAACTGATTACTCTGACGAATTAAAGGATTTAGTCCACGAACTTAGAAATCATACTTGGAAACTGGAGGATTTTTGGTGGTCAAGAAATACTGATAATAATTCTCGGTAG
- a CDS encoding toprim domain-containing protein, translated as MNCEKIKEKVSIRLLLESFNLFPVKQNQKTAFYFALDREEKIPSLSVDYIKNKAFDFGTGKSYDVISIVQIINKCSVSDALKYLSRFDYAMVNDKNVQDTGQEKNYYIIQVSDVKHPALIQYLKTRKVYEQRHLVKEINYELNDKKFFGIGFLNDSGGYEIRSKYAKICLGQKEVTWIKNELNPKNEVLIFEGFFDYLSYRNIDKAENSISDYLILNSTAMLFKVKDRLKDYHKVSLFLDNDANGKVTKEIIQNNYDNVEDCSLFYSGFNDLNEWFCNFNEKL; from the coding sequence ATGAATTGCGAAAAAATAAAAGAAAAAGTTAGTATCAGATTGCTACTGGAATCTTTCAATCTTTTTCCTGTGAAGCAAAACCAGAAAACGGCTTTCTATTTTGCTTTGGACAGAGAAGAAAAAATTCCCAGCTTGTCGGTTGACTACATCAAAAACAAAGCGTTTGATTTCGGGACAGGGAAGAGCTATGATGTAATTTCAATTGTTCAGATAATAAACAAATGTTCCGTATCCGATGCTTTGAAATATCTTTCAAGATTCGACTACGCAATGGTGAATGACAAAAATGTTCAAGATACTGGACAAGAAAAAAATTATTATATTATTCAGGTAAGTGATGTCAAACATCCCGCACTAATTCAATATTTAAAAACCAGGAAAGTTTATGAACAAAGACATTTAGTGAAAGAAATTAATTATGAACTGAATGATAAAAAATTCTTTGGAATCGGCTTTCTAAATGATTCGGGTGGTTATGAAATCAGAAGTAAATATGCTAAAATCTGTTTGGGTCAGAAGGAGGTCACTTGGATTAAAAATGAACTGAATCCTAAAAATGAAGTTTTAATCTTTGAAGGCTTTTTCGATTATTTATCTTATAGGAATATTGACAAAGCGGAAAATTCAATTTCAGATTATTTGATACTTAATTCCACCGCGATGCTTTTTAAAGTGAAGGACAGACTAAAGGATTACCATAAAGTTTCTCTTTTCCTTGATAATGATGCTAATGGGAAAGTTACAAAAGAAATCATTCAAAATAATTACGATAATGTGGAAGACTGCTCTTTATTTTATAGCGGGTTTAATGATTTGAATGAGTGGTTCTGTAATTTCAATGAAAAATTATGA
- a CDS encoding nucleotidyl transferase AbiEii/AbiGii toxin family protein, with amino-acid sequence MYYNTVNDLLKNSLQIVMASETFKDFRLVGGTSLSLQLGHRMSIDIDLFSDAVYGSVDFKAIDNFLRLAFTYVDNFSDLEPAMGKSYLIGTDKYNAVKLDIYYTDSFIRPAIIDDEIRLATIEEIIAMKIDVVQRGGRKKDFWDLHECLPTFGIGKMLELHEERYQYGHEKDLILKNLIDFTYADDDFDPICLQGKYWEFIKEDIEEAVKNYQKS; translated from the coding sequence ATGTATTACAATACAGTAAACGATCTTCTGAAAAACAGCCTGCAAATTGTAATGGCATCCGAAACCTTTAAAGATTTCAGGCTTGTAGGGGGAACCTCTTTGAGCCTTCAATTGGGTCATCGTATGTCCATCGACATAGACCTGTTCAGTGATGCAGTTTACGGAAGTGTTGATTTTAAAGCAATAGACAACTTTCTCAGATTGGCATTTACCTATGTGGATAATTTCAGTGATCTTGAACCAGCAATGGGAAAATCGTATCTAATCGGCACTGATAAATATAATGCGGTAAAACTTGATATATATTATACCGACAGCTTCATAAGGCCTGCAATAATAGATGATGAAATAAGGTTAGCAACGATTGAAGAGATCATCGCAATGAAAATAGATGTTGTCCAGAGAGGTGGTCGTAAAAAAGACTTTTGGGATCTGCACGAATGCCTTCCTACTTTTGGGATTGGAAAAATGCTGGAGCTTCACGAAGAACGATACCAATATGGCCACGAAAAAGATTTAATTTTAAAAAATTTGATCGACTTTACATATGCAGACGATGATTTTGACCCGATCTGCCTTCAGGGGAAATATTGGGAGTTTATCAAAGAAGATATTGAAGAGGCAGTCAAAAATTATCAGAAATCATAA
- a CDS encoding Eco57I restriction-modification methylase domain-containing protein → MKDEDFFNEINDDISVVEGNKKELIVFTNSKDTLSFLELIQLNKQVNNRTLITLNSVSNSKKFLNRYQNYDGKMFLCLTGDRTGNAITRKILTEFSGKNIKDVRPLYEISENRNQDLSEYLDNKLNRQDKNTNLVEPKISENESNAIESGRTSDSQQVGNGTPEHNSGELSPKIQSEQNGSYESGQAVGSNNAGNGLAGTERSNLGKRDRGRGSSDNSQQNNVGETQGRSVGGIVPGRTVSDRRRTDGGLSEISEESTNNVELDALISKYKGQKLSNEQVAEVVSAACFVSENHKIILKENLKVTNDLKEICNQFQSGGTAKEGRGILDEYYTQDNIVDAVRNLIKDHFKTQKEISVLEPSVGTGNFIYATHELPVNSKITAFEINDSTAKIAKILHPEADINLRSFETEFIDEKGNKKDFSQQYDLVIGNPPYGEHRGFYKGLGEEPQISKYEDYFVKRSLDSLKPNGVLAMVLPSGWLNRQKNLQNVSVLEGFRLPNGAFAGTQIGTDIIILRKNTQNISTDISNYFDNNPARILGETREKTNRFGRLEKYIHGNLDEALFKIEQFENKKETQRIGNLFEDLVLEDEHTVSLPKGNAIIDDSARIENHNENEVNVTETQEKIELVLSKLNNIKFKSPTITTEISKYEKLQEDLITKPASFSEEKLKELSEKSDRIISIHNTKNQNEYKIQSKPELKKGVLKYQFSKQDKIVNTSLQNSSDISKEQIEAFRDSNYDGTLNNREKHYQFANFIDGNWVHDFYYTEGNVYAKLEQLERDFSDTNAFGGTENQYEKQKALLENVLPKAKSLDEIYISPNHEFVHKFELGQTEKDQYNHITKRTEPVIVDYNLAERFKDFVGTLSSEAFAGSSAWEVRSFVDNETVTGSDKERNALVRERRKAAANDLFYKFVREELSEDIRTRFVKDFNRNYNNIHVPDYSKFPLFSRIYLHFKGQELRLTEVQKAGIGRQITKGVGLLAHEVGFGKTLSGILSMHEAMERGNAKRPIIVVPNDSILKQWVETIFETIPNAKVNVLGNLGKDYDLSKFNNKDGEITIVTYEGFNNIGFSSEITEELSSKFNYISTSEMKGVTNTERDLQIELQKEKEIEGKMKRGKIYDWEDFGFDHLTFDEVHNANHIVGKVKIEDRRFASDFRSQNQQTSKLGINTWMAAQYIQDKNDGRNVTLLSATPFTNKPLEYYSILSLIANKRLEESGYFNVNTFFETFMEADNDMEIDAKGDVKFKANVRRFKNNSLFQQLLSEFIDIKGEEDNPELIRPNKINKEYKIEQNDLTREQYDLLNENFSETEKGAILTHILNARLIAISPNLSPYYDGEEPSVKEFVENSSKLKRTMDLIHQNKKDIPESGQIIYSELAVAQFPKLKEYLINEVGYKPEEIGIITGTTNKNQRISIQNDFNEGKIKVVIGSEAIQEGMNLQENTTDVYMLTLPYNFTSLRQVEGRAWRQGNINENVRINFMLTNDSIDVFMLQKLQSKQARYLEAMKKGADVLDISDISTQELKTSIITNPETRANIEIELLKKRIESERNKHLADSAFVLRKYEDVLKVQELVTKAEHSYNRIEGYSKNGDGNAEYWATQLPSYRKTIDLHKVQVQEVIENLAQKGIDVTQIEYQTKTTENKIAELDKKLEELPAVRENLVVQYKIEKDEQMKISQHQDYVKERATENNVLYNTVTKVNSIKSAEYEHSSDLILSQNKDLDLLKVSEVHRKR, encoded by the coding sequence GTGAAAGATGAAGATTTTTTTAATGAGATAAATGATGACATTTCTGTAGTTGAAGGAAATAAAAAGGAACTTATTGTTTTCACAAACAGTAAGGATACGCTTTCATTCTTGGAGCTTATTCAATTGAATAAGCAAGTCAATAATAGAACATTGATTACGCTTAATTCCGTTTCAAATAGCAAAAAGTTCCTCAATAGATATCAGAATTATGATGGTAAAATGTTTCTTTGTCTTACCGGGGACAGAACGGGAAATGCAATAACCAGGAAAATTCTTACAGAATTTAGTGGCAAAAATATCAAAGACGTTCGTCCATTGTATGAAATCTCTGAAAACAGGAATCAAGACTTAAGCGAATATTTAGACAATAAACTCAATCGTCAAGATAAAAATACTAATTTAGTTGAACCAAAAATTTCTGAAAATGAAAGCAATGCAATTGAATCCGGAAGAACGTCCGATTCTCAGCAAGTGGGAAACGGAACACCTGAACACAACTCTGGAGAACTTAGCCCTAAGATCCAATCCGAGCAAAACGGAAGTTACGAAAGCGGACAAGCAGTGGGCAGCAACAATGCTGGAAATGGACTTGCAGGCACAGAGCGGAGCAATTTGGGAAAACGAGACCGAGGAAGAGGATCCTCTGACAACTCACAACAGAATAATGTTGGAGAGACTCAAGGACGTTCCGTGGGCGGAATCGTACCCGGGAGAACTGTATCCGATAGAAGAAGAACCGATGGAGGACTTTCCGAGATAAGTGAGGAGTCAACAAATAATGTAGAGTTAGATGCTCTTATTTCAAAATATAAAGGACAAAAACTGTCCAATGAACAAGTTGCGGAAGTAGTTTCTGCAGCTTGTTTTGTTTCCGAGAATCACAAGATTATTCTCAAAGAAAATCTGAAAGTCACGAATGATTTAAAAGAAATCTGCAATCAATTCCAAAGTGGCGGAACCGCAAAAGAAGGCAGAGGGATTTTAGATGAATACTACACGCAGGATAATATTGTCGATGCGGTTCGCAATTTAATCAAAGACCATTTCAAAACCCAAAAAGAAATTTCCGTTTTAGAACCCAGCGTCGGAACTGGAAATTTCATCTATGCTACTCACGAATTACCTGTAAATTCTAAAATTACAGCATTTGAAATCAACGACTCCACCGCAAAAATTGCCAAGATTCTGCATCCCGAAGCTGACATCAATCTTCGTTCGTTTGAAACTGAATTCATTGATGAGAAAGGAAACAAAAAGGACTTTTCTCAGCAATACGATTTGGTAATTGGAAATCCGCCCTATGGCGAACATCGAGGATTTTACAAGGGATTGGGCGAAGAACCGCAAATTTCAAAGTATGAAGATTATTTTGTTAAACGGTCATTAGATTCTTTGAAACCCAACGGCGTTTTGGCGATGGTTCTACCATCAGGTTGGCTCAACCGACAAAAGAATTTACAAAATGTTAGTGTTTTGGAAGGTTTCCGTTTACCCAATGGCGCTTTTGCAGGAACACAAATCGGAACCGACATTATCATTCTAAGAAAAAACACTCAAAATATCTCTACTGATATTTCTAACTATTTCGATAATAACCCAGCAAGAATTTTGGGTGAAACCCGAGAAAAAACCAACCGTTTCGGTCGATTAGAAAAATATATTCACGGAAATTTAGATGAAGCTTTATTTAAGATTGAACAGTTTGAAAATAAGAAAGAAACCCAACGGATCGGAAATCTGTTTGAAGATTTGGTTTTAGAGGATGAACATACAGTTTCTTTACCCAAAGGAAATGCAATAATCGACGATTCTGCGAGGATTGAAAACCACAATGAAAATGAAGTAAATGTAACAGAAACTCAAGAAAAAATTGAACTGGTACTTTCTAAACTCAATAACATCAAGTTTAAATCTCCAACAATTACGACTGAAATAAGCAAGTATGAAAAGCTGCAAGAAGATCTGATCACAAAACCAGCATCATTTTCGGAGGAAAAATTAAAGGAACTTAGTGAAAAAAGTGATAGGATTATTTCTATTCACAATACAAAAAATCAGAACGAGTATAAAATTCAGTCAAAACCCGAACTCAAAAAAGGTGTTTTAAAATATCAATTCTCCAAGCAAGATAAAATTGTCAATACTTCATTACAAAACAGTTCTGATATTAGCAAGGAACAAATTGAAGCGTTTAGAGATAGCAATTATGACGGTACATTAAATAATCGCGAAAAGCATTATCAATTTGCCAACTTCATTGATGGAAACTGGGTTCACGATTTTTATTACACCGAAGGAAATGTTTACGCGAAACTGGAACAATTGGAGCGGGATTTTTCTGATACAAATGCATTCGGAGGAACAGAAAACCAATACGAAAAACAAAAAGCATTATTAGAAAATGTCCTACCAAAAGCGAAATCGCTGGATGAGATTTATATCAGTCCGAACCACGAGTTCGTACATAAATTTGAGCTAGGTCAAACAGAAAAAGACCAATATAATCATATTACAAAACGTACCGAACCAGTCATCGTAGATTACAATCTTGCCGAAAGATTCAAAGATTTTGTAGGCACTTTGTCAAGTGAAGCCTTTGCGGGTTCTTCAGCTTGGGAAGTGCGGAGCTTTGTAGATAACGAAACGGTTACAGGAAGCGATAAAGAGAGAAATGCGTTAGTCAGAGAAAGACGAAAAGCTGCTGCGAATGATTTGTTCTACAAGTTTGTTAGGGAAGAACTTTCCGAAGATATTAGAACTCGTTTCGTAAAAGATTTTAACCGCAATTACAATAACATTCACGTTCCGGATTATTCTAAATTCCCATTATTTTCAAGAATCTATCTGCATTTCAAAGGTCAGGAATTGCGTTTGACCGAAGTTCAGAAAGCAGGAATCGGAAGACAGATCACAAAAGGAGTAGGGCTCTTAGCGCACGAAGTGGGTTTTGGTAAAACATTATCAGGAATCCTATCTATGCACGAAGCAATGGAGCGAGGAAATGCGAAAAGACCAATCATCGTAGTTCCGAATGATAGTATTTTGAAACAATGGGTGGAAACGATATTTGAAACCATTCCCAATGCTAAAGTCAATGTTTTAGGGAACTTGGGGAAAGATTATGACCTTTCAAAATTTAACAACAAAGACGGAGAAATTACCATCGTTACTTATGAGGGCTTTAATAATATCGGGTTTTCATCAGAAATAACCGAAGAACTTTCTTCAAAATTCAACTACATTTCTACAAGCGAAATGAAAGGCGTTACCAATACAGAAAGAGACCTCCAAATTGAACTTCAGAAAGAAAAGGAGATCGAGGGAAAAATGAAGCGTGGTAAAATCTATGATTGGGAAGATTTTGGATTCGACCATTTGACCTTCGACGAAGTTCACAATGCCAATCATATTGTAGGAAAAGTAAAAATTGAAGACCGAAGATTTGCTTCCGATTTCAGAAGTCAAAACCAACAGACTTCCAAATTGGGAATCAATACCTGGATGGCAGCTCAGTACATTCAAGACAAAAATGACGGAAGAAATGTAACCTTGCTTTCCGCAACGCCTTTTACCAACAAGCCTTTGGAATATTATTCCATTCTTTCTTTAATAGCAAATAAAAGATTAGAAGAATCAGGATATTTTAATGTGAATACATTCTTCGAGACCTTTATGGAAGCGGACAATGATATGGAAATTGATGCAAAAGGCGATGTTAAATTTAAAGCAAATGTTCGGAGGTTTAAAAATAATTCTTTGTTTCAGCAATTACTTTCGGAATTCATTGATATAAAAGGAGAAGAAGACAATCCCGAATTGATTCGTCCCAACAAGATCAACAAAGAGTATAAAATTGAGCAGAATGATCTGACAAGAGAACAATATGACTTGCTCAATGAAAATTTCAGCGAAACTGAAAAGGGAGCAATTCTTACTCATATTCTCAATGCCCGACTTATTGCAATTTCGCCGAACCTATCACCATATTATGATGGAGAAGAACCTTCAGTAAAAGAATTCGTAGAAAATTCTTCCAAGCTGAAACGGACGATGGATTTAATTCATCAAAATAAAAAAGACATTCCGGAATCCGGACAAATTATTTATTCTGAATTGGCGGTTGCTCAATTTCCGAAATTAAAAGAATATCTTATTAATGAAGTAGGTTATAAACCTGAAGAAATCGGAATTATTACTGGAACGACCAATAAAAATCAAAGAATTTCTATTCAAAATGATTTTAATGAAGGAAAAATAAAAGTGGTTATCGGAAGCGAAGCCATTCAGGAAGGAATGAACCTTCAGGAAAATACTACGGATGTATATATGCTTACATTACCCTATAATTTTACTTCTTTGCGACAGGTGGAAGGACGAGCGTGGAGACAAGGAAATATAAACGAAAATGTGAGAATCAATTTTATGCTGACCAATGATAGTATCGATGTGTTTATGCTTCAAAAACTGCAATCCAAACAGGCAAGATACCTAGAAGCGATGAAAAAAGGAGCCGATGTTTTGGACATATCTGATATTAGCACGCAGGAGTTAAAAACCTCCATCATTACCAATCCGGAAACCAGAGCCAACATTGAAATCGAATTATTGAAAAAAAGGATTGAAAGTGAGAGAAACAAGCATCTCGCAGATAGTGCTTTTGTATTGAGAAAATACGAAGATGTTTTGAAAGTTCAAGAATTAGTAACCAAAGCTGAGCATTCATATAATAGAATTGAAGGCTATTCAAAAAATGGCGATGGAAATGCTGAATATTGGGCAACCCAACTGCCATCTTATCGAAAAACAATCGACCTACATAAAGTTCAAGTACAAGAAGTTATTGAAAATTTAGCTCAGAAAGGAATAGATGTTACTCAAATTGAATATCAAACCAAAACCACTGAAAATAAAATTGCAGAACTGGATAAAAAGCTGGAAGAACTTCCAGCAGTTAGAGAAAATTTAGTAGTTCAATATAAAATTGAAAAAGATGAACAAATGAAAATTAGTCAACATCAAGACTATGTCAAGGAACGAGCTACTGAGAACAATGTTTTATATAATACTGTAACGAAGGTAAATTCTATTAAAAGTGCTGAATATGAACATTCTTCCGACCTAATATTAAGTCAAAATAAAGATCTGGATTTACTTAAAGTATCAGAAGTTCACAGGAAAAGATAA
- a CDS encoding DUF6904 family protein, translated as MIYAVPTKKGLGIEIWGNRDDLEYLYEIISKFWNNESFYHIKGYEDKNKLISSFSYEIRKASYGSRLTKDHSHYSIEEIPYVGFKISWPHIVFSIVALRYNMRMVDSNKADIATFLHLEYWIELAMENYDSAGTKKLLPYLNGAVNAGNEYLYLFMRHINASFFEMNGGKNSFRKLPDLMKVSIYSSEEYNDLLNFLQSEAKKYNCNIEDLELSDDDKIYEIEW; from the coding sequence ATGATTTATGCTGTACCGACAAAAAAAGGATTAGGAATTGAGATATGGGGAAACCGTGATGATTTGGAATACCTTTATGAAATTATTTCCAAATTCTGGAATAACGAATCTTTCTACCATATCAAAGGCTACGAAGACAAAAACAAATTGATCAGCAGTTTTTCGTATGAGATACGAAAAGCATCCTACGGAAGCAGGTTAACAAAAGATCATAGCCATTATTCCATCGAAGAAATTCCTTATGTCGGGTTCAAAATTTCCTGGCCGCATATTGTTTTTTCAATTGTTGCACTAAGATACAATATGAGAATGGTCGATAGTAATAAAGCAGATATTGCCACGTTCCTACATCTCGAATACTGGATAGAATTGGCGATGGAAAATTATGATTCTGCCGGAACCAAAAAGCTCTTACCTTATCTCAATGGTGCTGTAAATGCAGGGAACGAATATTTGTATCTGTTTATGAGACATATTAATGCGTCATTTTTTGAAATGAACGGCGGTAAGAATTCCTTTAGAAAATTACCAGATTTAATGAAAGTTTCTATATATTCTTCAGAAGAGTATAATGACCTACTAAATTTTCTTCAGTCGGAGGCAAAAAAGTATAATTGTAACATAGAAGATCTGGAATTAAGTGATGATGATAAAATATATGAAATAGAGTGGTAG